A region from the Prevotella melaninogenica genome encodes:
- a CDS encoding DUF4919 domain-containing protein, with amino-acid sequence MRKLFAFMLLLLPLAVSAQTDKTFMSVNWDKIKAEVNVNPQHVQQLVDILINVDADTTLTAEDKILAVYGRTYLNNGRDMFMELDMSTARNEGKFDVAATLADKVLASNPLNTNAIVSKIYHFRKLSTTEPDKSWMLSDSLKVYSVRLSRILDTIFMTGDGSKEHPFSVTTVGDEYNFLYFFLGLLEVNSQMLIDKCDRLVLGKTNDVYSSPEIYFDITRVLEIEREAVFKNE; translated from the coding sequence ATGAGAAAGTTGTTTGCTTTCATGTTGTTACTGCTACCGTTAGCAGTATCAGCACAGACGGATAAGACATTTATGTCTGTCAATTGGGATAAGATAAAGGCAGAAGTGAATGTTAATCCACAGCATGTTCAGCAGTTAGTTGATATTCTTATCAATGTTGACGCTGATACCACATTGACTGCTGAAGACAAAATCTTGGCTGTTTATGGACGGACTTACCTAAATAATGGTCGAGATATGTTTATGGAACTTGATATGTCGACAGCCAGGAACGAAGGTAAGTTTGATGTTGCTGCTACGCTTGCAGATAAGGTTCTTGCCAGCAATCCGCTTAATACGAATGCTATTGTGTCTAAGATTTATCACTTTAGAAAACTTTCAACCACTGAACCCGATAAATCATGGATGTTGAGCGATAGTCTTAAGGTCTATTCCGTTCGTTTATCACGCATTCTCGATACAATCTTCATGACTGGTGATGGTAGTAAGGAACACCCTTTCTCTGTTACAACAGTTGGGGATGAGTACAACTTTCTTTACTTTTTCCTTGGTCTTCTTGAAGTAAATTCTCAGATGCTTATAGATAAATGTGACCGTCTTGTGTTGGGTAAAACCAATGATGTTTATTCGTCTCCTGAGATTTATTTTGATATAACACGTGTTCTTGAGATCGAAAGAGAAGCCGTTTTTAAAAATGAATGA
- a CDS encoding YifB family Mg chelatase-like AAA ATPase, giving the protein MLVKTFCAAVNGMEVTTVTVEVSITRGVLFHLTGLADGAVKESHDRIAAALLNNGYKFPVADITANLAPADLKKEGSSFDLPLAIAILAANEKMSCDHLREFMLVGELSLDGTLQPVKGVLPIAIKARAEKFKGIIVPKANEHEAAVVDTLEVYGMDNILQVIDFLNGTSTPEPCFVDTRKEFYEHQYAFDLDFADVRGQENVKRALEVAAAGGHNLIMVGPPGSGKSMMAKRLPSILPPLSLSESLETTQIHSIAGKLHRDTGLITQRPFRSPHHTISEVALVGGGANPMPGEITLAHNGVLFCDELPEFNKHTLEVLRQPLEDRRITISRAKYTVTYPCSFMFVASMNPCPCGYFADPTHHCVCTPGQIQKYLAKISGPLMDRIDIQCEIAPLPFKDISQATPGEASAAIRERVIRARAIQTDRFSSYRNIHCNAQMTERMIHEFAEPDEASIKLLRDAMERLKLSARAYNRILKVARSIADLEEAEVVQVQHIAEAIGYRNLDRSDWAER; this is encoded by the coding sequence GTGCTTGTAAAAACATTCTGTGCAGCTGTCAACGGAATGGAAGTCACCACCGTAACAGTTGAAGTTAGTATCACTCGGGGCGTCTTGTTCCATCTTACCGGTCTTGCTGATGGAGCGGTAAAGGAAAGCCATGACCGTATTGCTGCAGCGCTTCTTAACAATGGCTATAAGTTTCCTGTAGCCGATATCACCGCAAATCTTGCTCCTGCCGACCTCAAGAAGGAAGGTTCCAGTTTCGATCTCCCATTGGCAATTGCTATCTTGGCTGCCAATGAGAAGATGAGTTGTGACCATTTACGTGAGTTTATGCTTGTTGGGGAACTGAGCCTCGATGGTACGTTGCAGCCTGTTAAGGGTGTGCTACCCATAGCCATAAAGGCACGTGCAGAGAAGTTCAAAGGTATTATTGTACCGAAAGCGAATGAACATGAAGCGGCAGTCGTAGACACGTTAGAGGTTTATGGAATGGATAATATCCTGCAAGTTATTGACTTTCTTAATGGTACATCGACCCCAGAACCATGCTTTGTCGATACTCGTAAAGAGTTTTATGAGCATCAATATGCTTTCGATCTCGACTTTGCTGATGTGCGTGGACAAGAGAATGTAAAGCGAGCATTAGAGGTAGCTGCGGCTGGTGGACATAATCTTATCATGGTTGGACCGCCTGGAAGTGGTAAGAGTATGATGGCAAAACGCCTTCCCTCCATTCTTCCCCCTTTATCTCTTTCGGAGAGTTTGGAAACAACACAGATTCATTCCATAGCCGGAAAGTTGCATCGTGACACCGGATTGATTACGCAACGTCCTTTCCGTAGTCCTCACCATACTATCTCTGAGGTTGCACTCGTCGGTGGTGGAGCGAATCCGATGCCAGGTGAAATAACGCTTGCACATAATGGGGTGCTCTTTTGTGATGAGTTACCAGAATTTAACAAACATACCTTAGAAGTGCTTCGTCAGCCTTTGGAAGACCGTCGCATAACGATTTCACGTGCAAAATATACTGTTACTTATCCTTGTAGCTTTATGTTTGTGGCAAGTATGAATCCTTGTCCCTGTGGCTATTTTGCTGATCCTACGCATCATTGTGTTTGTACACCAGGGCAGATTCAGAAGTATCTTGCTAAGATTTCTGGTCCGTTAATGGACAGAATAGACATTCAGTGTGAGATAGCTCCTCTCCCTTTCAAGGATATATCACAGGCAACACCAGGCGAAGCAAGTGCTGCCATTCGTGAACGGGTTATCCGTGCACGTGCTATTCAGACCGACCGCTTCAGTAGTTATCGTAATATTCATTGCAACGCACAGATGACTGAGCGTATGATTCATGAGTTTGCTGAGCCTGATGAAGCTTCTATCAAGTTGCTTCGTGATGCCATGGAGCGTTTGAAGCTGTCTGCTCGTGCCTATAACAGAATCCTAAAAGTAGCGCGTTCGATAGCCGACTTGGAAGAGGCTGAGGTTGTACAAGTACAGCATATCGCTGAGGCAATAGGGTATAGAAACTTGGATAGGAGCGACTGGGCTGAGAGATGA
- a CDS encoding DUF4369 domain-containing protein, giving the protein MRMKRIAYILLFSLLLVSCGTRSGYFKIEGRFLHMNQGELYVYSPDGGIDGLDTIKIEAGRFSYEKPCSKPSTLIIKFPNFSTQPIFAEPGEAVEVKADASHLKEMEVEGTKENELMTKFRKQIASVSPPEELKYALQFINDHPESVVSVYLLNRYLVQTESPDYKQATKLLSLLIKEQPDDANLKRLQRQLTELGSLPVGSMMPKFSAKDVNGKMVNNASFQGKSVIIINTWAAWSYESLDIQRALNDAVKAGKIGALGICVDANPKEVRQTLERDGIEFFNVCDGKLLNTPLLKTFGLNTIPDNIVIRNGKVVERNITANTIRQRYGTD; this is encoded by the coding sequence ATGCGCATGAAGCGAATAGCATACATACTCTTGTTCTCCCTGCTGTTAGTTTCTTGTGGTACCCGTAGCGGTTACTTCAAGATAGAGGGACGCTTCTTGCACATGAATCAAGGCGAGCTTTATGTTTATAGTCCTGATGGTGGTATCGATGGTTTGGATACAATCAAGATTGAGGCTGGTCGCTTCTCTTATGAAAAGCCTTGCAGTAAACCTTCTACGCTGATAATCAAGTTTCCTAATTTTTCTACACAGCCTATCTTTGCCGAACCAGGTGAAGCGGTTGAAGTGAAAGCGGATGCTTCCCACTTGAAAGAGATGGAGGTGGAGGGAACGAAAGAGAATGAATTAATGACTAAGTTTCGTAAACAGATAGCAAGTGTTTCACCCCCAGAGGAGTTGAAGTATGCTTTACAGTTTATTAATGACCATCCAGAGTCTGTTGTAAGCGTGTATTTGCTCAATCGTTATCTTGTCCAAACAGAAAGTCCTGACTATAAGCAGGCTACGAAACTTTTGTCATTATTAATAAAAGAACAGCCTGATGATGCCAATTTGAAACGTCTCCAACGACAATTAACTGAACTTGGTTCGCTACCAGTCGGTAGTATGATGCCTAAGTTTTCAGCTAAGGATGTCAATGGAAAGATGGTTAATAATGCATCTTTTCAAGGCAAGAGTGTTATTATCATCAATACTTGGGCTGCATGGAGTTACGAAAGTCTTGATATTCAGCGTGCGTTGAATGATGCCGTGAAAGCTGGAAAGATAGGTGCTTTGGGAATCTGTGTGGATGCTAATCCTAAGGAAGTAAGACAAACATTAGAGCGTGACGGGATTGAGTTTTTCAATGTTTGTGATGGAAAGCTACTTAACACACCTCTGCTCAAAACCTTTGGACTAAATACCATACCTGATAATATCGTCATTCGCAACGGAAAAGTTGTTGAAAGAAATATCACTGCTAATACCATCCGTCAGCGTTATGGCACCGACTAA
- a CDS encoding SRPBCC family protein yields the protein MTKFESSVKQIAHSQQSVYNTLSDLNNIQRLKERLPEGSTGNDDMDKVKERLQNLTFDKHSLSMNVDPVGQISMRIIEREEPKTIKFESDNSPLSFNFWIQILPVTETSSKMKLTIDADIPFFAKGMVSKPLQEGIEKIADALAMIPFE from the coding sequence ATGACAAAGTTTGAAAGTAGCGTAAAGCAAATTGCCCATTCTCAGCAGAGTGTTTACAACACGCTGAGCGATTTAAATAATATACAGCGTCTGAAAGAGCGTCTTCCAGAAGGTTCTACTGGTAATGATGACATGGACAAGGTGAAAGAAAGATTGCAAAATCTCACCTTTGATAAGCACTCACTGTCCATGAATGTTGACCCCGTTGGTCAGATTTCTATGCGTATCATAGAGCGAGAAGAGCCTAAGACGATTAAGTTTGAGAGTGACAACTCTCCCTTATCATTCAACTTTTGGATTCAGATACTACCCGTCACAGAGACCTCTTCAAAGATGAAGCTCACCATTGATGCTGATATCCCTTTCTTTGCAAAGGGAATGGTGTCAAAGCCTTTGCAGGAAGGTATTGAGAAGATTGCCGATGCACTGGCAATGATACCATTTGAGTAA
- the pyrE gene encoding orotate phosphoribosyltransferase, whose amino-acid sequence MEDLKKVFAGKLLGIKAIKLLPNDPFTWASGWKSPFYCDNRKTLSFHDVRSFVKLELVHAILENFPEATAVAGVATGAIAQGMLVADELALPYAYVRPKPKDHGMKNQIEGELPVGSKVVVVEDLISTGGSSLKAVAALREAGFEVVGMVASYTYGFPVAEEAFREANVKLVTLTDYEHVVEKALETGYIKESEVSMLHDWRKDPANWRK is encoded by the coding sequence ATGGAAGATTTAAAGAAAGTCTTTGCAGGCAAACTGCTCGGAATTAAAGCTATTAAGTTGCTGCCTAATGACCCATTTACATGGGCAAGTGGTTGGAAGTCACCATTCTATTGTGATAATCGCAAGACGTTATCGTTCCATGATGTGCGTTCGTTTGTGAAGCTCGAGTTGGTGCATGCTATCCTTGAAAACTTCCCAGAGGCTACGGCTGTGGCCGGTGTTGCTACGGGTGCCATTGCGCAGGGTATGCTCGTTGCTGATGAGTTGGCATTGCCTTACGCATACGTTCGCCCGAAGCCAAAGGACCATGGTATGAAGAATCAGATTGAAGGTGAACTACCTGTGGGTTCGAAGGTTGTCGTTGTAGAAGACCTTATCTCTACTGGTGGCTCTTCGTTGAAGGCTGTTGCTGCCCTTCGTGAAGCTGGTTTTGAAGTTGTGGGTATGGTTGCTTCTTATACCTATGGTTTCCCAGTAGCTGAGGAGGCATTCCGTGAGGCTAATGTAAAGCTTGTAACGCTTACCGATTATGAGCATGTTGTAGAGAAAGCGCTTGAGACTGGTTATATCAAGGAGTCTGAGGTTTCTATGCTACATGATTGGCGTAAAGACCCTGCGAATTGGAGAAAGTAA